From a region of the Arachis ipaensis cultivar K30076 chromosome B09, Araip1.1, whole genome shotgun sequence genome:
- the LOC107619755 gene encoding probable leucine-rich repeat receptor-like protein kinase At5g63930 isoform X2: MENNSRALFLMLIFTLSTVVLYCPSEGLNAEGEYLLEMKRKFSDKYRHLENWNSSDSTPCGWKGVNCSMVSNPVVVSLDLHSMNLSGSLAPSIGSLVYLSHLNLSGNSLTGIIPKQIGNCSSLQVLALNNNLLEGRIPVEIGQLLDLTELYVHNNRLSGHFPVEIGNLSSLTVFTAYTNNLTGSLPSSFGNLKSLRRFRTGQNMISGSLPQEIGGCQSLEYLGLTQNQISGEIPKALGLLKNIKFLVLRENNFNGAIPKELGNCTNLEVLALYRNMLVGSIPRELGNLVLLKKLYLYHNELTGEIPREIGNLTLATEIDFSENMLTGRIPAELAKIPGLQLLHLFQNVLTGVIPNELTTLKNLTDVDLSINYLRGTIPIGFQDLLNLTTLQLFNNSLSGSIPRALGANSPLWVLDVSFNNLVGRIPVHLCQNSKLMLLNLGSNKLSGSIPYGISRCKSLVQLRLFANNFRGRFPSTLCRLVNLSALELDQNDFTGPLPPQIGNCISLQRLHLSNNRFSSELPKEIGPFPGEIGTLSQLELLRFTGNNFSGQIPASIGKLVRLTELQMSENSFSGCIPAELGALSALQITLNLSHNELTGQIPFELGKLNMLESLQLNNNHLSGQIPSTFVQLSSLLACNFSNNDLSGPLPSLPFFQNSTSSCFFGNKGLCGGILRPCPKNASPSPNKLGKVLAIAAAVVSAVSLVLIVVIIYLMIRPVDSVSPQLDVDTSHAPPVSDMYFFPKEFLTFQDVVEATENFHSKYIIGKGGTGTVYRADISTSDTIAIKKLDSSREGVVLNDSFRAEISTLGKIRHRNIVKLHAFCTYRGSKLILYEYMAKGSLGELLQGATCSLDWHKRFRIALGTAQGLSYLHHDCKPRIIHRDIKPSNILIDHEFEAHVGDFGLAKLIDVSTSKSVSAVAGSYGYIAPEYAYTVKVTEKCDVYSYGVVLLELLTGKKAVQPIDQGGDLVSWVKNHIHKHSLSLDIFDTRLNLHLLDKILVAQICDVLKIAVICTDTCASRRPSMRKVVSMLVSSSNRVEQPSSLSSPCEESRC, from the exons ATGGAGAATAATTCACGTGCTTTGTTTTTGATGCTGATATTTACTCTTTCAACTGTTGTGTTATATTGTCCTTCAGAAGGACTCAATGCAGAGGGTGAATACCTTcttgaaatgaaaaggaaatttTCCGACAAATACAGGCACCTGGAGAATTGGAACTCAAGTGATTCCACGCCTTGTGGGTGGAAGGGTGTGAACTGCAGCATGGTAAGCAATCCAGTGGTGGTGTCTCTTGACTTGCATTCGATGAACCTCTCCGGATCCTTGGCTCCCAGCATTGGTAGTTTGGTTTACTTGTCTCACCTTAACCTCTCTGGAAATTCCTTGACTGGGATTATACCCAAACAAATTGGAAACTGCTCAAGCTTGCAAGTTCTTGCTCTCAACAACAATCTTTTAGAAGGCCGAATTCCTGTTGAAATCGGCCAGCTTTTGGATTTAACAGAATTGTATGTTCACAACAACAGACTGTCTGGGCATTTTCCAGTGGAAATTGGTAACCTTTCTTCACTCACAGTATTTACTGCATACACCAATAATCTCACTGGATCTTTGCCAAGTTCTTTCGGCAACCTTAAGAGCTTGCGACGCTTCCGAACCGGTCAAAACATGATATCAGGAAGTCTACCCCAAGAGATAGGTGGATGTCAGAGCTTGGAGTATCTTGGTTTAACTCAGAATCAGATAAGTGGTGAAATTCCAAAAGCACTTGGGCTgctcaagaacataaaatttttggtccTTAGGGAAAACAACTTCAATGGGGCCATACCCAAGGAGCTTGGAAACTGCACAAATTTGGAGGTTCTGGCTCTATATAGGAACATGCTTGTGGGATCAATCCCCAGGGAGCTGGGAAACCTTGTGCTCCTAAAGAAGTTGTACCTTTACCACAATGAGTTGACAGGAGAAATTCCAAGAGAAATTGGGAACCTTACTCTTGCTACTGAGATTGACTTTTCAGAGAACATGTTGACCGGAAGAATACCAGCAGAGTTGGCTAAGATTCCAGGGCTACAATTGCTTCATCTCTTCCAGAATGTGCTAACCGGTGTCATCCCAAATGAGCTCACAACTTTGAAGAACCTGACTGATGTTGATCTCTCTATCAATTATCTCAGAGGTACTATTCCTATTGGATTTCAGGACTTGCTCAACTTGACCACCTTGCAACTCTTCAACAACTCACTAAGTGGTTCTATTCCTCGAGCGCTCGGAGCCAACAGTCCACTCTGGGTGCTTGATGTATCATTCAACAACTTGGTGGGAAGAATTCCAGTTCATCTATGCCAAAATTCTAAGTTGATGCTGTTGAACTTGGGTTCAAACAAGCTCAGTGGAAGTATCCCTTATGGGATTTCAAGATGCAAGTCTTTGGTGCAACTTCGTCTCTTTGCTAACAACTTTCGAGGCAGGTTTCCTTCCACTTTGTGCAGACTTGTTAATCTTTCTGCACTGGAATTGGATCAAAATGACTTCACTGGTCCTCTTCCTCCACAAATTGGTAACTGCATAAGCTTGCAGAGACTTCACCTTTCCAACAATCGTTTTTCGTCTGAGCTGCCAAAAGAAATCG GTCCTTTTCCAGGTGAGATAGGAACTCTTTCTCAGTTGGAGCTTCTGAGGTTCACAGGAAATAACTTTTCAGGGCAAATTCCAGCGTCAATAGGGAAACTTGTGCGTTTGACTGAATTGCAAATGAGTGAAAACTCGTTCAGTGGTTGCATACCGGCCGAGTTGGGTGCCCTCTCGGCCTTACAGATCACATTGAATCTCAGTCATAATGAACTCACAGGCCAAATCCCCTTTGAGCTTGGGAAACTTAACATGCTAGAATCCCTCCAACTCAACAACAACCATTTGAGTGGTCAAATTCCATCCACCTTTGTGCAACTATCAAGTTTGTTGGCCTGCAACTTCTCAAACAATGATCTTTCTGGGCCTTTACCTTCCTTACCCTTCTTCCAGAACTCCACATCCAGCTGCTTCTTTGGAAATAAAGGACTATGCGGTGGAATTCTTCGCCCTTGCCCGAAAAATGCTTCGCCCTCTCCAAATAAACTAGGGAAGGTACTGGCTATAGCTGCAGCTGTCGTTAGTGCTGTTTCTTTAGTTCTGATTGTGGTAATTATATATCTCATGATACGTCCGGTGGATTCCGTTTCGCCACAGCTAGACGTCGACACATCACATGCTCCACCTGTTTCAGACATGTACTTCTTCCCAAAGGAGTTCTTAACATTCCAAGACGTGGTTGAAGCCACTGAAAATTTCCACTCCAAGTATATCATTGGGAAAGGTGGCACTGGTACTGTGTACAGAGCAGATATATCAACCAGTGACACAATTGCTATTAAGAAGCTAGATTCGAGTCGGGAAGGCGTGGTCTTAAATGACAGCTTCCGCGCTGAAATTTCTACCTTGGGAAAAATACGTCACAGAAATATTGTGAAATTGCATGCCTTCTGCACCTATCGTGGCTCAAAACTAATACTTTACGAGTACATGGCTAAGGGTAGCTTGGGGGAGTTATTGCAAGGAGCAACTTGTAGTCTTGATTGGCATAAAAGATTTAGGATTGCCCTTGGAACTGCACAAGGACTATCTTATTTGCACCATGATTGCAAGCCTAGGATAATCCACCGTGACATTAAGCCTAGTAACATACTCATTGATCATGAATTTGAAGCTCATGTTGGTGACTTTGGCTTGGCAAAGCTGATTGATGTGTCAACGTCTAAATCAGTGTCTGCAGTTGCAGGTTCTTATGGCTACATTGCCCCGG AGTATGCATATACCGTGAAAGTGACTGAAAAATGTGACGTATATAGCTATGGTGTTGTCCTTTTGGAGCTACTGACTGGCAAGAAGGCAGTGCAACCAATAGATCAAGGTGGTGATCTCGTGTCATGGGTGAAAAATCATATACACAAACATTCTTTATCACTGGACATTTTTGATACTCGATTGAACCTGCATCTATTGGATAAAATACTTGTTGCTCAGATATGTGATGTCTTGAAAATTGCTGTGATCTGCACTGATACGTGTGCTTCAAGGCGCCCGAGTATGCGCAAAGTTGTGTCAATGCTTGTAAGTTCTAGTAATCGAGTAGAGCAACCATCTTCGTTGTCTTCTCCATGTGAAGAATCAAGATGCTAA
- the LOC107619755 gene encoding probable leucine-rich repeat receptor-like protein kinase At5g63930 isoform X1 → MENNSRALFLMLIFTLSTVVLYCPSEGLNAEGEYLLEMKRKFSDKYRHLENWNSSDSTPCGWKGVNCSMVSNPVVVSLDLHSMNLSGSLAPSIGSLVYLSHLNLSGNSLTGIIPKQIGNCSSLQVLALNNNLLEGRIPVEIGQLLDLTELYVHNNRLSGHFPVEIGNLSSLTVFTAYTNNLTGSLPSSFGNLKSLRRFRTGQNMISGSLPQEIGGCQSLEYLGLTQNQISGEIPKALGLLKNIKFLVLRENNFNGAIPKELGNCTNLEVLALYRNMLVGSIPRELGNLVLLKKLYLYHNELTGEIPREIGNLTLATEIDFSENMLTGRIPAELAKIPGLQLLHLFQNVLTGVIPNELTTLKNLTDVDLSINYLRGTIPIGFQDLLNLTTLQLFNNSLSGSIPRALGANSPLWVLDVSFNNLVGRIPVHLCQNSKLMLLNLGSNKLSGSIPYGISRCKSLVQLRLFANNFRGRFPSTLCRLVNLSALELDQNDFTGPLPPQIGNCISLQRLHLSNNRFSSELPKEIGNLSQLVTFNVSTNYLYGRLPLELFNCKKLQRLDLNHNKFVGPFPGEIGTLSQLELLRFTGNNFSGQIPASIGKLVRLTELQMSENSFSGCIPAELGALSALQITLNLSHNELTGQIPFELGKLNMLESLQLNNNHLSGQIPSTFVQLSSLLACNFSNNDLSGPLPSLPFFQNSTSSCFFGNKGLCGGILRPCPKNASPSPNKLGKVLAIAAAVVSAVSLVLIVVIIYLMIRPVDSVSPQLDVDTSHAPPVSDMYFFPKEFLTFQDVVEATENFHSKYIIGKGGTGTVYRADISTSDTIAIKKLDSSREGVVLNDSFRAEISTLGKIRHRNIVKLHAFCTYRGSKLILYEYMAKGSLGELLQGATCSLDWHKRFRIALGTAQGLSYLHHDCKPRIIHRDIKPSNILIDHEFEAHVGDFGLAKLIDVSTSKSVSAVAGSYGYIAPEYAYTVKVTEKCDVYSYGVVLLELLTGKKAVQPIDQGGDLVSWVKNHIHKHSLSLDIFDTRLNLHLLDKILVAQICDVLKIAVICTDTCASRRPSMRKVVSMLVSSSNRVEQPSSLSSPCEESRC, encoded by the exons ATGGAGAATAATTCACGTGCTTTGTTTTTGATGCTGATATTTACTCTTTCAACTGTTGTGTTATATTGTCCTTCAGAAGGACTCAATGCAGAGGGTGAATACCTTcttgaaatgaaaaggaaatttTCCGACAAATACAGGCACCTGGAGAATTGGAACTCAAGTGATTCCACGCCTTGTGGGTGGAAGGGTGTGAACTGCAGCATGGTAAGCAATCCAGTGGTGGTGTCTCTTGACTTGCATTCGATGAACCTCTCCGGATCCTTGGCTCCCAGCATTGGTAGTTTGGTTTACTTGTCTCACCTTAACCTCTCTGGAAATTCCTTGACTGGGATTATACCCAAACAAATTGGAAACTGCTCAAGCTTGCAAGTTCTTGCTCTCAACAACAATCTTTTAGAAGGCCGAATTCCTGTTGAAATCGGCCAGCTTTTGGATTTAACAGAATTGTATGTTCACAACAACAGACTGTCTGGGCATTTTCCAGTGGAAATTGGTAACCTTTCTTCACTCACAGTATTTACTGCATACACCAATAATCTCACTGGATCTTTGCCAAGTTCTTTCGGCAACCTTAAGAGCTTGCGACGCTTCCGAACCGGTCAAAACATGATATCAGGAAGTCTACCCCAAGAGATAGGTGGATGTCAGAGCTTGGAGTATCTTGGTTTAACTCAGAATCAGATAAGTGGTGAAATTCCAAAAGCACTTGGGCTgctcaagaacataaaatttttggtccTTAGGGAAAACAACTTCAATGGGGCCATACCCAAGGAGCTTGGAAACTGCACAAATTTGGAGGTTCTGGCTCTATATAGGAACATGCTTGTGGGATCAATCCCCAGGGAGCTGGGAAACCTTGTGCTCCTAAAGAAGTTGTACCTTTACCACAATGAGTTGACAGGAGAAATTCCAAGAGAAATTGGGAACCTTACTCTTGCTACTGAGATTGACTTTTCAGAGAACATGTTGACCGGAAGAATACCAGCAGAGTTGGCTAAGATTCCAGGGCTACAATTGCTTCATCTCTTCCAGAATGTGCTAACCGGTGTCATCCCAAATGAGCTCACAACTTTGAAGAACCTGACTGATGTTGATCTCTCTATCAATTATCTCAGAGGTACTATTCCTATTGGATTTCAGGACTTGCTCAACTTGACCACCTTGCAACTCTTCAACAACTCACTAAGTGGTTCTATTCCTCGAGCGCTCGGAGCCAACAGTCCACTCTGGGTGCTTGATGTATCATTCAACAACTTGGTGGGAAGAATTCCAGTTCATCTATGCCAAAATTCTAAGTTGATGCTGTTGAACTTGGGTTCAAACAAGCTCAGTGGAAGTATCCCTTATGGGATTTCAAGATGCAAGTCTTTGGTGCAACTTCGTCTCTTTGCTAACAACTTTCGAGGCAGGTTTCCTTCCACTTTGTGCAGACTTGTTAATCTTTCTGCACTGGAATTGGATCAAAATGACTTCACTGGTCCTCTTCCTCCACAAATTGGTAACTGCATAAGCTTGCAGAGACTTCACCTTTCCAACAATCGTTTTTCGTCTGAGCTGCCAAAAGAAATCGGTAACCTATCGCAGTTAGTGACCTTTAATGTCTCAACAAATTATCTTTACGGTAGATTACCTTTGGAACTATTCAATTGCAAGAAGCTCCAACGGCTTGATCTAAACCATAACAAATTTGTAGGTCCTTTTCCAGGTGAGATAGGAACTCTTTCTCAGTTGGAGCTTCTGAGGTTCACAGGAAATAACTTTTCAGGGCAAATTCCAGCGTCAATAGGGAAACTTGTGCGTTTGACTGAATTGCAAATGAGTGAAAACTCGTTCAGTGGTTGCATACCGGCCGAGTTGGGTGCCCTCTCGGCCTTACAGATCACATTGAATCTCAGTCATAATGAACTCACAGGCCAAATCCCCTTTGAGCTTGGGAAACTTAACATGCTAGAATCCCTCCAACTCAACAACAACCATTTGAGTGGTCAAATTCCATCCACCTTTGTGCAACTATCAAGTTTGTTGGCCTGCAACTTCTCAAACAATGATCTTTCTGGGCCTTTACCTTCCTTACCCTTCTTCCAGAACTCCACATCCAGCTGCTTCTTTGGAAATAAAGGACTATGCGGTGGAATTCTTCGCCCTTGCCCGAAAAATGCTTCGCCCTCTCCAAATAAACTAGGGAAGGTACTGGCTATAGCTGCAGCTGTCGTTAGTGCTGTTTCTTTAGTTCTGATTGTGGTAATTATATATCTCATGATACGTCCGGTGGATTCCGTTTCGCCACAGCTAGACGTCGACACATCACATGCTCCACCTGTTTCAGACATGTACTTCTTCCCAAAGGAGTTCTTAACATTCCAAGACGTGGTTGAAGCCACTGAAAATTTCCACTCCAAGTATATCATTGGGAAAGGTGGCACTGGTACTGTGTACAGAGCAGATATATCAACCAGTGACACAATTGCTATTAAGAAGCTAGATTCGAGTCGGGAAGGCGTGGTCTTAAATGACAGCTTCCGCGCTGAAATTTCTACCTTGGGAAAAATACGTCACAGAAATATTGTGAAATTGCATGCCTTCTGCACCTATCGTGGCTCAAAACTAATACTTTACGAGTACATGGCTAAGGGTAGCTTGGGGGAGTTATTGCAAGGAGCAACTTGTAGTCTTGATTGGCATAAAAGATTTAGGATTGCCCTTGGAACTGCACAAGGACTATCTTATTTGCACCATGATTGCAAGCCTAGGATAATCCACCGTGACATTAAGCCTAGTAACATACTCATTGATCATGAATTTGAAGCTCATGTTGGTGACTTTGGCTTGGCAAAGCTGATTGATGTGTCAACGTCTAAATCAGTGTCTGCAGTTGCAGGTTCTTATGGCTACATTGCCCCGG AGTATGCATATACCGTGAAAGTGACTGAAAAATGTGACGTATATAGCTATGGTGTTGTCCTTTTGGAGCTACTGACTGGCAAGAAGGCAGTGCAACCAATAGATCAAGGTGGTGATCTCGTGTCATGGGTGAAAAATCATATACACAAACATTCTTTATCACTGGACATTTTTGATACTCGATTGAACCTGCATCTATTGGATAAAATACTTGTTGCTCAGATATGTGATGTCTTGAAAATTGCTGTGATCTGCACTGATACGTGTGCTTCAAGGCGCCCGAGTATGCGCAAAGTTGTGTCAATGCTTGTAAGTTCTAGTAATCGAGTAGAGCAACCATCTTCGTTGTCTTCTCCATGTGAAGAATCAAGATGCTAA